From a single Alkalihalophilus pseudofirmus genomic region:
- a CDS encoding YaaC family protein, protein MIILTHYYKQLDPFYSAAFTRSYLTKSYEETNIEQPKTKSFNTCYTFIYHLKHGQLYTEQAGMAPMELKPMLLFYGLVQFLKAAILTKDPTYPANSQVLAHGVTTRKRKKSGFTFLDDEVKIQRNGLFSHLLEKMFHMKHLDYEKIKMTSLLQQLPEMQTLFKQFNYAKYLEKGIYETSVIRFSSNILDTYHMTANRFTQFIHYQQQPWYKKGASIEEDKRYISIPFSKKPSTLNGFPFIFDQDNIPHLFKTKESHLRLPEVLVHYLLLYNLSMICRYETEWWGELLHTFDGNDLPFITQYVNYAQHRVPALIVGLLKRD, encoded by the coding sequence GTGATCATATTGACTCACTATTATAAACAGCTCGATCCATTCTATTCAGCTGCCTTCACAAGATCTTATTTAACAAAATCATATGAAGAGACCAATATTGAGCAGCCAAAAACAAAGAGCTTTAACACTTGCTATACATTCATTTATCACTTGAAACACGGACAGCTTTACACAGAACAAGCTGGTATGGCTCCTATGGAGTTAAAACCGATGCTCTTATTTTATGGACTTGTTCAATTCTTAAAAGCAGCTATACTCACAAAAGACCCCACATATCCTGCAAATTCGCAAGTCTTAGCTCATGGGGTAACAACGAGAAAACGTAAAAAATCAGGTTTTACGTTTTTAGATGATGAAGTGAAAATCCAACGAAATGGACTGTTCTCTCATTTACTAGAAAAAATGTTTCACATGAAACATTTGGATTATGAGAAAATAAAAATGACATCTTTATTGCAGCAATTACCAGAAATGCAAACCCTTTTTAAACAGTTTAACTACGCTAAATACTTAGAAAAAGGCATATACGAAACGTCAGTGATACGTTTCTCTTCCAATATTTTAGATACTTATCACATGACCGCAAATCGATTTACCCAGTTTATTCACTACCAGCAACAACCGTGGTATAAAAAAGGAGCCTCTATTGAAGAAGATAAAAGATATATTTCCATACCTTTTTCTAAGAAACCATCAACTCTTAATGGTTTTCCTTTTATATTCGATCAAGATAATATACCTCATCTTTTTAAAACGAAAGAAAGTCATTTACGTTTGCCAGAAGTATTAGTACATTATTTATTATTATACAACCTCAGCATGATCTGCCGGTATGAAACAGAGTGGTGGGGAGAGCTGCTGCATACATTTGATGGTAATGACCTCCCCTTCATCACCCAATATGTGAACTATGCTCAACATAGAGTGCCAGCTCTTATTGTAGGGTTACTTAAGCGTGATTGA
- the guaB gene encoding IMP dehydrogenase, with amino-acid sequence MWENKFQKEGLTFDDVLLVPARSEILPRDVSVKTKLSENLQLNIPLISAGMDTVTEAAMAIAMAREGGLGIIHKNMSIEEQAEQVDRVKRSESGVITNPFFLTPDRQVFDAEHLMGKYRISGVPIVDEDQKLVGILTNRDLRFIEDYSIQIDEVMTKEDLVTAPVGTTLQEAESILQKYKIEKLPLVDDEGILKGLITIKDIEKVIEFPNSAKDSQGRLVVGAAIGVSADADTRIAALVEAGVDAIVIDTAHGHSRGVLDKVSAVREQYPDLTIIAGNVATAEATRDLIEAGADVVKVGIGPGSICTTRVVAGIGVPQITAVYDCATEARKHGVPIIADGGIKYSGDIVKALAAGGHAVMLGSLLAGVSESPGEREIYQGRQFKVYRGMGSLGAMEKGSKDRYFQENAQKLVPEGIEGRIPYKGPLNDTIHQLIGGIRAGMGYCGTATLDDLRNDGQFIRITGAGLRESHPHDVQITKEAPNYSV; translated from the coding sequence ATGTGGGAGAATAAATTTCAAAAAGAGGGTTTAACGTTTGATGATGTATTACTAGTTCCTGCTAGGTCAGAAATATTACCTCGTGATGTGTCGGTGAAAACGAAGTTATCGGAGAATCTTCAATTAAATATCCCGTTAATTAGTGCAGGTATGGATACGGTAACCGAAGCGGCAATGGCGATTGCTATGGCACGTGAAGGTGGTCTTGGAATCATTCATAAAAACATGTCAATTGAAGAGCAAGCTGAACAAGTTGATCGTGTTAAACGTTCAGAAAGCGGAGTTATCACAAATCCATTCTTCTTAACTCCTGATCGTCAAGTGTTTGACGCGGAGCATTTAATGGGAAAATACAGAATCTCAGGCGTACCAATTGTTGATGAGGATCAGAAGCTTGTTGGAATTTTGACAAACCGTGATTTGCGCTTTATCGAAGATTATTCAATTCAAATTGATGAAGTTATGACTAAAGAAGATTTAGTCACTGCTCCTGTTGGGACAACACTTCAGGAAGCTGAATCAATTTTACAGAAGTACAAAATTGAAAAGCTTCCGCTTGTTGATGATGAAGGAATCTTAAAAGGGTTAATTACAATTAAAGATATTGAGAAGGTTATCGAATTCCCTAACTCGGCCAAAGACTCCCAAGGAAGATTGGTTGTAGGTGCTGCAATCGGTGTTTCTGCAGACGCTGATACTCGTATTGCTGCTTTAGTAGAAGCTGGTGTAGATGCGATTGTTATTGATACAGCTCATGGTCATTCTAGAGGGGTACTAGACAAGGTTAGTGCAGTTCGTGAACAATATCCTGACTTAACAATTATTGCAGGAAACGTGGCTACAGCAGAAGCTACAAGAGATCTAATTGAAGCGGGAGCAGATGTAGTAAAGGTTGGAATTGGACCTGGTTCCATCTGTACAACACGTGTTGTAGCAGGAATCGGTGTACCGCAAATTACTGCTGTTTATGACTGTGCTACAGAAGCCCGCAAGCATGGTGTACCGATTATTGCGGACGGCGGAATCAAGTATTCTGGAGACATCGTAAAAGCATTGGCAGCCGGTGGACATGCTGTTATGTTAGGCAGTCTTTTAGCTGGAGTGAGTGAGAGCCCTGGCGAGCGAGAAATTTACCAAGGCCGTCAATTTAAAGTGTACCGTGGCATGGGTTCTCTTGGTGCAATGGAAAAAGGAAGTAAAGATCGCTATTTCCAAGAGAATGCACAAAAGCTTGTACCAGAAGGTATTGAAGGACGTATTCCTTATAAAGGGCCGTTAAATGATACGATCCACCAGCTTATCGGCGGAATACGTGCTGGGATGGGGTACTGCGGAACAGCTACATTAGATGATTTACGTAATGACGGGCAGTTCATCCGTATTACTGGAGCAGGCTTACGTGAGAGCCACCCTCATGACGTTCAAATTACGAAAGAAGCTCCAAACTACTCAGTATAA
- a CDS encoding D-alanyl-D-alanine carboxypeptidase family protein — protein MSFILMATLIVQPATADAALDLDAESAILVEAESGKILYQKNIDAVLPLASMTKMMSEYLILEAISEGRISWDQQVPISDWVRTLSLQTALSNVPLRQDETYTVRDLYESVAIYSANASTIALAELISGSETQFVQLMNEKGEELGLEDFNFVNSSGLNNRDLQGNHPEGTGAEAENEMSARATAKLAYALLRDYPEVLETASIPMKDFQAGPGEVIPMENWNWMLPTIRPQHDYEGIDGLKTGFTSAAGNTFTGTAERDGMRLISVVMRTESRDARFNETRKLLDFGFNNFSTVELFDEGHVVEGEESLPVAAGKEREVAISSAEALSAVVRNGQNDQYSVELGLDQEKLNEDGELVAPLEAGEAVGTLSLSFEGEGEEFLYSGQQEGVPMVTDTAVEKAGWFTMMMRGIGGFFSGIWNAAVNTVSGWFS, from the coding sequence ATGTCATTTATTTTAATGGCTACGCTTATAGTACAACCAGCAACAGCTGATGCAGCGCTTGATTTAGATGCAGAATCAGCTATTTTAGTAGAGGCAGAGTCTGGTAAAATTTTATATCAAAAGAATATAGATGCTGTTTTACCATTGGCAAGTATGACTAAAATGATGAGTGAATATTTAATTTTAGAGGCGATCAGTGAGGGGCGTATTAGCTGGGATCAGCAAGTACCGATTAGTGACTGGGTTAGAACGCTTTCTCTTCAAACCGCTTTATCAAATGTTCCTCTTCGTCAAGATGAAACGTATACAGTTCGTGACCTATATGAATCTGTAGCAATTTATTCTGCAAATGCTTCAACGATTGCTTTAGCTGAATTAATCTCCGGCTCAGAAACACAATTTGTTCAACTGATGAACGAAAAAGGGGAAGAGCTTGGATTAGAAGATTTTAATTTCGTTAATTCATCTGGTTTAAATAACCGTGACTTACAAGGAAATCATCCAGAGGGAACGGGTGCCGAAGCTGAAAATGAAATGTCTGCTAGAGCAACTGCTAAACTAGCATATGCTCTATTACGTGATTATCCTGAAGTGCTTGAAACAGCAAGTATTCCTATGAAGGATTTCCAAGCAGGCCCTGGAGAAGTCATTCCGATGGAAAACTGGAACTGGATGCTTCCAACTATCCGGCCTCAGCACGATTATGAGGGGATTGACGGTCTTAAAACCGGATTCACATCTGCTGCTGGAAATACCTTTACTGGAACAGCAGAGCGAGATGGAATGCGTTTGATCTCGGTTGTCATGCGTACAGAATCACGTGATGCACGCTTTAATGAGACAAGAAAATTATTAGATTTTGGTTTTAATAACTTTAGTACGGTTGAGCTTTTTGATGAAGGACATGTAGTGGAAGGTGAGGAGAGCTTGCCGGTAGCTGCGGGTAAAGAACGTGAAGTCGCTATTTCAAGTGCAGAAGCGCTTTCTGCCGTTGTAAGAAATGGACAAAACGATCAATACAGTGTAGAGCTTGGCCTTGATCAAGAAAAGTTAAATGAAGATGGTGAATTAGTTGCTCCTCTAGAAGCAGGAGAAGCAGTAGGGACTCTTTCTCTTTCATTTGAAGGAGAAGGCGAGGAATTTTTATATTCCGGCCAGCAGGAAGGCGTTCCGATGGTAACTGATACAGCAGTTGAGAAGGCTGGATGGTTCACGATGATGATGCGTGGCATTGGTGGATTTTTCTCTGGGATCTGGAATGCAGCTGTTAATACTGTAAGCGGATGGTTCTCATAA